The segment GCGTCGACGAATACGCTCAGCGCAAGGGCCGGATCTACGGAACCGTACTCGTCGACGTCGAGACACGCCGGCCGGTGGACCTCCTGCCGGACCGGGAGGCGGGCACCCTCGCGGCCTGGCTGTCCGAATGGCCCGGGATCGAGATCATCTGCCGGGACCGGGCCCTCTTCTACGCCGAGGGCGCCACCCGCGGCGCCCCTCAAGCCCTCCGGGTCGCCGACCGATGGCACCTCTGGCACAACCTCGGCGAAGCCGCCGAGAAGTGCGTCTACCGGCACCGCGCCTGCCTCCGGCCTGCACCTGAGTCACCGGAGGAGCCAACCCAGGCGCTGGAGTCGCCCGCGGCCTCGCCGTGGCCAACGGGCCACCGGTTCGCCGAACGCACCCGCGCCAAGCACGCCACCGTCCACGCCCAGCTGACCGCCGGCCATAGCAAGCGGTCCATCGCCCGGCAGCTCGGCATGGGCCTCAACACCGTCCTCCGCTTCTCCCGCGCCACCGAGCCGGAGCAACTGTTCACCGGAAAGTGGCAAAGCCGCCCCACCAAGCTCGACGCCTACAAGCCCTACGTCGACCAGCGATGGCAGGAAGGCTGCACCAACGCCTGGAAACTGTGGGAGGAGATCAAGGCACAGGGCTCCCCGGACGGCTACGGCAACGTCCGCGCCTACGTCAGCCGGAACCTACGCGCCAAGCCCCAGCCGGTCGGCCCCCGGCCGCCAACCGCCCGCACCGTCACCCGCTGGATTCTCACCCACCCCGACGCCCTGGTCGAGAGCGACCGGCTCCAGCTCAAGGCCGTGCTGGCCAACTGCCCCGAACTGGACGCACTCGCCGAGCATGTGCGCTCCTTCGCGCACATGCTCACCCAGCTGCAAGGCCACCAACTGTCGAAGCGGCAGCCGCCGCCGACCTGCCCGGCCTCCAGCGATTCGCCCGGCATCTGGAGCGCGACCTCGACGCCGTCACTGCCAGACTCTCGCAGCCGTGGAATTCCGGGGTCGTCGAAGGCCATGTCAACCGGATCAAGATGCTGAAGCGCCAGATGTTCGGCCGCGCCGGCTTCGAACTCCTCCGCAAGCGGGTCCTGCTCTACTCCTGCGCTTGCCGTTCAGCCTTCGGCGTCCGGCGAAGGTGGTTCGTTCTCGGCGGCGAGGGTGACTTGGGCGGTCCATGACCAAGGCTCCTGGGGCGGATCCCAGCTCACCTCGACGTCGGTGTCGTGGAAGTCGCGCGCAAGTTCCGTCACCATCACCGCCGCAGCGGCCCGCGCGTCTTGCGGGTCGGTGTTGATCGGCACGTCCAGCCGCCCGCAGAGATTTCCGCTTTCGGTGAGGACGCTGGTGCGCCACCCCTCCAGCGTCGCAAACAGGAAGATCCCCTTCGGAACGCCCCAGGCGGGCCGCTTCTTCTTCTCCTTGCTGCGTCTCACCATGCCGCCTATCCAACATCGTCGAGTTCATGGTGATGAGTCTGGGTGGAGGATCAACCGCCGCGGCACGGTTTGGTGCCTGCCTTGCACGGCAAGCTGAAATCCTTCAGGACAGATCGTCGATGAGCCCGAAGCCCTCCGGGAACTCCTCCAGGAACTTACGGCGAGCGGGGTTGGTCTCGGCAGCTGCCATCTCCCCGAGCAGGGCGATCAGCTCCTGCTGCTGATCACTCGACAGCATGCTGACCACGTGCGCGACGCCCTCCATCACCTTGACCGCGTCGTCCTGATCCATCTGCTCGTCTTCGCTGCCGTCGATGAACCACAGGACATCGACCAAAGCCTCGGCCAAGGCACGAGTCAGGGACGGGCGCGCTCATCTTCAACGGCGACGAGATCGCCCTCATCAAACGGGTCAAGAGCGGCACCGAGCAGTACACCGTGCCCGGCGGCAACGTCGATCCAGGCGAACCCATTCCGACCGCCCTCGCCCGCGAGCTGAGGGAAGAGCTCAACCTCGACGTCGACCAGGCCGACGCCGCCCCCCCCCGCTTCACATGGCTGCTCGACGCCATGGTCAGCCGCCCCGGAAGCACACCGCCCCGCAAACTCCACCTGGTCTTCCGCCTGAGCATCAGCGACCACGTCCGCCAGGCCTTGAGCCCGACAGAACACGACGACACCGCCGGCGCCGGTGAACTGGTCTGGATCCGCTGGCAGGAGGCCAAGGACAAGGCCCTCTTCCCGCCCGTGCCCGTCGCGGACCTCACCACTCCAGCAGCCGGCCTCGACGCTGGCGCCGCTCTCCTGCCCGGGCTCAACGACTCCAACTACCACTGGATCTGATCCGGACCGGGGCGCAGCGACGTGGCACGTGTACGACAGGGCGCAGCGACGGCCAGGGCGCGCGGTATCGGCCGACGGATGCATCGGGCGCGGCGGAGACCCGGATCGGGGCGGGCCGGGCTCCAGGATCGACGCCTCTGCAGCCTTCGCTTCTTATGGCGTGATCATTCGTTGAGCCGTGCATGACGGATCTCATCGAGCGGCTGGTGCCGGACGGGTTGTGGGTGTTGTTCCGGCGGGTGGTGCCGCCGACGGTGGTGGTACGTCCGCAGGGTGGTGGCCGGCGTCGGGCGGGTGACCGGCCCGGCCGGATCGTGCTGATGATCTGACGGTCGGGACGAGAAAAGGTGCGCGGTTTCGGACAACCCTGGGGGGCTTTCGCAGGTAGGAAGGGTGAGAACGAAACAGACGCAGGGGGGAACCCGATCATGTTCGAACGACGCAGGCCCGGGCTGAAGGCGGCGCTCGTCGCCACCGCCGTCGCGGCGGCGACGGCCACCGGGGCGGGCTCCGCCGTCGCCGCGCAGGCCGCCGACCCGGTGGTGGCGCCCGCCTTCCACCTGTACGGCGTCCACAAGCAGACCCACGAGCTGTGGGAGTGGTACCCCCGAGGACCGCTCCTCTTCACCGATGGGCCCGACATCTCCGGGCCCGAGTCGGGCGATCAATCGGACCTCGCCGACCTCATCACCGTCGACAACGCCAACCACGGCAGGATGGGCGACGGCTGGTGGACCCTCTACAAGAACGGCCGGCTGGACTTCACCGGCTATGTCGACGACCAGTGGCATGGGCCGAAGAACGTCGGCCGGGGCTGGGACATCTACCGCACGGTCCTCTCGCCCGGCACCCTCGGCGGAGCCAAGGAGGCCGACCTGATCGGCCTCGACAGAGCCGGCGTGCTGCGGAGCTACCTGGGCTACCCGGACGGCCGCCTCACCACCCGCATGCGGGTCGGCGGCGGCTGGGGCCAGTACACCGAGCTGGCCGGCCAGGGCGATCTGACCGGTGACGGCAGGGCCGACATCACCGCCCGCGACAAGGCCGGCGTCCTCTGGCTCTACAAGGGCACGGGCGACTACAAGGCGCCGTTCGCGGGCCGTACGAGGATCGGCGGCGGGTGGAACGTCTACGACCGGCTGCTGTCCCTCGGCGACAGCGACGCCGACGGCAAGGTGGACCTGCTGGCCCGGAAGACGACGGGCGAGCTGCTCCGGTACTCGGGCACGGGTAACGCGGCGCGGCCGTTCACGGCGCCGGTGCAGATCAAGGATAGCCACATGAAGGAGTACAACCTCCTCTAGACGTAAGGCACTTCGTCCCAGGCGGCCCCGTTCCCGGCATTTCGGGTCCGGGGTCGCCCCCTGTCGGGGCCCGCCGTCTGTCACAAGTCCTGGTCTCTGGTGTGACCTCACCGAGGACGAGGAGGACACCTCTCCTTGGTCGACCGGCCCGCTGATCGGCGAGGCCAGTGGTCCGCTGATCTACTTCCCCATCGCCTGCGCAAGCGCGGACTCCGGGCGGTCATCCCCGTTCCGGCCGATCAACGCGGCCACCGGCTGCGGCGCGGCAGCCGAGGCGGCAGACCATCCGCCTTCGACCGTGAGGCATACAAGCAGTGCAACACCGTCGAACGCTGTATCAACCGCTTGAAACAGTGGCGGGGCATCGCCACCCGCTACAAGCAGACCGCAGCCATCTACCTGGCCGGACTCTACGTCGCCAGCATCTTTCTTTGGTCTGCCAGGCCATCGACTCAGGAGCAGGAGCGAACCGCATCGTCCCAGGCACCAGGGCTGCGGTAGTTGTTCTTGTGCCCTGCGGCAAGTACGTGGCGCAGTTCGGCAAGGTGCTGGGTGCTCGTGGGGAGATCCAGCCGGCTGAGGAAGGTCAGTGCGGCAGCCGGCTCCAGGTCGCCGTAGACGTCGTGGAAGCTCGCCAGCAGGCCGCGGAAGACGGCCGGGTGCAGGGCAGGAAGCCGCATGGCGGTGCGGTACGTCAGCTCCTTCACCGTCCAGCTCACCGGTCCCGAACACTCCAGAACCCGACGGGCTCGGCGGAGCAGGGCCTCCGATCGCTCGGCCACCACCCGGTCGATGTCGTTACCGAGAACCTCGGCGAAGGCCGTCGCGTACGTGGCGTGGTCCTCAAACCAGTCCACCCACAGCGAGTAGGTGACGGCCTCGGCGTCCAGGTCCGCCTCCAGCCGCTGACGGTAGCCGTCCCACAGCACTTCGGCCGGCAGGGGACCCTCCGCACTCGCATTCGCGAACCGGATCTCGCACGTGACCCAGTACTCGTCGAGGAGGTCCAGCAGCCCGAACGCCAACCGCACCTGGTCGGCTGCATCCAGGTCTTCGGCGAACACATCACCGGCCCAGGAGTGCGCCACCTGGTTGGCGGTGAGCAACGCGTCCGGCTTCTCGTCGCTCACCCACCCGTCGCGCACCTGGCTGACGCCCTGATCAGCCAGCCAACGCCGCGCTGCCTCCTCGGCTTGCATCTCCACTCGGGAAGTATGACCGGGCCATCGCCGGCCTCGTCTCCGACCGCAACACCACCGCCTTGCCACGACCTCGATCAGGCAAACACGTCTCCACCGCTATCACGCCCCAGCTCGTAAGCCGACGTCCGTGATTCATGCGACGTTCCAGACGCTCAGTCGGTCGAGGAAGGATGCTGCCAGCATCGTGCCGTCCGGGCTGTACGCCACGCTGGACGCCATGTTCCTCTCGGCTACGGGGGGAGGCACCTCGTGGAGTTCCCGCGTGGCGACGTCCCAGATTTTCAACCCCTTTCCGGTGGCACCGGCGAGGGTCTTGCCGTCGCGGCTGAACGCGACCTGAGAGATGAACCAGTCGAAGTTGCTGCTCCCGCCGTTGAAGGAGAGGGCGCCGATCCTGGACCGGAAGTCCGTGTTCCACAGCAGCACCCTCTCATCGGCGGTGGCGCTCGCCAGCATCGTGCCGTCCGGGCTGTAGGCGAGGCCCTCGAATTTGTCGTCCGTGGTGATGGAGTTCGTGATCTTGCGGTTGGAGACATCCCAGAAGCGGATGATCCCAGCCTCGTTGCAGGCCGCCAGCGTTCCGCCGTCCGCGGTGAACACCAGGCCGGTGTGCGCCTTGCCTTGGTTGTTCGTGCGGGCGACGGGGTCGATGAGGGTGGTGATCCGGGTGTGGTCGGCGGCGTCCCACAGGGTGATGGTGCCCTTGGCGTTGGCGCAGGCAAGGATTGAGCCGTCGGGGGCGAACGCCAGGCGCTGCACGGTGAGCGGGTCGTACGCGGTGTCCGTCAGACGGGCGATCGGCTTGCCCGAGGCGACGTCCCACAGGGTGGTGGCTCTGTCCTCGGCCGCGGCGAGCACGGTGCCGTCCGCGCTGAACGCCACATCCTGGATCCCCTCATACGTCACCTTCCTGCGATCGTTGAAGGTCGCGGTCCGCTTCAGGCCGATGCTGTCCCACAGCGTGACGGCACCGTCGCCCGCACCGACGGCGATGACCGAATTGTCCGGGGCGAACACCAGGCACTGCACGGCGCCGGCATGCTTGAGCGAGACCCGGGGACCATAGAGGGTGCCTGGGCGTCGTGTGGGGGACGGGCGACTCTTGCTCCCGGCCGGTTTCGTACCCGGCGTCGCGGAGCTGCCCTTGTCCTCCGTGGCGCCTCGGCCGTCGAACAGCTTCCACCCGACAGGTACGGCGGCGGCAGCCGCGATCCCCGCGCCGATCAGCAGTGTTCGGCGACTCGGGCGGGAGCTCGATGCGCCGGCGGGCGGCGGCTGGTCGGGGCCATCGGCCGGAGACCGCGGTTCTGCCGGCGGGAGGGACGGCCCCACGGAAGTACGGACGATGGTCGTCGCGTCGGCTGCGGCGACCAGCGTATCCCCGGCCGACATGCCCAGATACCGCGCCACCTCAGCTTGCTGAGCGTCGATCAGCGCGTGCACCGCGGGCGGCCAGGGGCACCCGGAACCGACTTCGCCGCTCCTGATGGACGCCAGAACTTCCGCCGCCGCGGGACGCGCATCCGGGTGCTTGGCGAGGCACGGAGCGATGATGTCCCGCAGCCTGCTCGGGAGAGCACCGAGGTCGGGCTCCTTGTGCACGACGTTGTACAGCGTCTGCGGCGTGGAGTTACCTGCGAACGGGCTCGTACCGGTGTAGGCCAGCAACAGCATCGTGCCGAACGAGAACATGTCGCTGGCCGGCGTGATCCGCCTGCCCTCCGCCTGCTCGGGCGACATGAACCCCGGCGAGCCGACCAACCAGCCAGTGTGCGTGATCTCGCTGCCGCCGTCACTGTCGGTGGCCCGCGCGATGCCGAAGTCGATGACCCGGCACCCGTCCGCGGTCAGCAGGACATTGGACGGCTTCAGGTCGCGGTGGATCAACCGCGCACCATGGACGTCGACCAGGGCTGCCAGAAGCCCCGCGGCCAACTGCAGCACCGCCTGAAGAGGCAGCGCTCCCGAGGCATCCAGGACCTCGCTCAGCGACGGCCCCGGCACGAACACGGACGCCAGCCAGGGGAGTTCCGCATCCGCATCGGCATCGATCACCGCCGCGGTGTGTAAGCCGGACACCCGTCGGGAAGCCTCGACCTCGCGGCGGAACCGCGCCCGGAAGCCCTCGTCCTCCACCAACTGCGCGCGCACCACCTTGACCGCGACGACCTGCCCATCGCGGGTGCCGCCCAGCAACACCCGCCCCATCCCGCCCCGGCCGAGCTCGGCCACCACCCGGTACGGACCGACCTCCGGTCCATCCGACGCCTCCAGCGGCTTCACTGGCCCTCCCCGGTCAGAAAACGCTTCCACGCGACGTCCGTGCCGCGTAGATCGCTGCTTACATCCTTCCCCACCACCACCCTGTGGAACGGATCATCCGTACAACCACACCGGTTGTGAACCAGGTCTGTAGGCCGTGTCTCTTCACACCTGGTGTTCGTCTCCGGGGCGGTCCGTGCGTGTAGCAGGGGTCTGACCTGTGGGTTTCTGGTTGCGGGCGTGCCTGCGCAGGTTGGTTGAGTACACCGCAAGTTGATGGGTGACGTGTGGGTTGCAGTGGAGTGCGTCAGCTGTCTGCACCGGGTGTGAGAGGTGTTTGTGCTGGTCGGGGGGCGTGGTCGGGGGCGTGGGGTGTCGTTTTGCTGGTGAAGGTTGTTGTCGTTTGCCAGTGAGGTTTTGTTGTCGTGTGTGTAGGCGTGTGAGGGGGTAGGTGGCCTGGTG is part of the Streptomyces sp. NBC_00250 genome and harbors:
- a CDS encoding NUDIX hydrolase encodes the protein MKRVKSGTEQYTVPGGNVDPGEPIPTALARELREELNLDVDQADAAPPRFTWLLDAMVSRPGSTPPRKLHLVFRLSISDHVRQALSPTEHDDTAGAGELVWIRWQEAKDKALFPPVPVADLTTPAAGLDAGAALLPGLNDSNYHWI
- a CDS encoding FG-GAP repeat domain-containing protein, producing the protein MFERRRPGLKAALVATAVAAATATGAGSAVAAQAADPVVAPAFHLYGVHKQTHELWEWYPRGPLLFTDGPDISGPESGDQSDLADLITVDNANHGRMGDGWWTLYKNGRLDFTGYVDDQWHGPKNVGRGWDIYRTVLSPGTLGGAKEADLIGLDRAGVLRSYLGYPDGRLTTRMRVGGGWGQYTELAGQGDLTGDGRADITARDKAGVLWLYKGTGDYKAPFAGRTRIGGGWNVYDRLLSLGDSDADGKVDLLARKTTGELLRYSGTGNAARPFTAPVQIKDSHMKEYNLL
- a CDS encoding WD40 repeat domain-containing serine/threonine protein kinase; the protein is MKPLEASDGPEVGPYRVVAELGRGGMGRVLLGGTRDGQVVAVKVVRAQLVEDEGFRARFRREVEASRRVSGLHTAAVIDADADAELPWLASVFVPGPSLSEVLDASGALPLQAVLQLAAGLLAALVDVHGARLIHRDLKPSNVLLTADGCRVIDFGIARATDSDGGSEITHTGWLVGSPGFMSPEQAEGRRITPASDMFSFGTMLLLAYTGTSPFAGNSTPQTLYNVVHKEPDLGALPSRLRDIIAPCLAKHPDARPAAAEVLASIRSGEVGSGCPWPPAVHALIDAQQAEVARYLGMSAGDTLVAAADATTIVRTSVGPSLPPAEPRSPADGPDQPPPAGASSSRPSRRTLLIGAGIAAAAAVPVGWKLFDGRGATEDKGSSATPGTKPAGSKSRPSPTRRPGTLYGPRVSLKHAGAVQCLVFAPDNSVIAVGAGDGAVTLWDSIGLKRTATFNDRRKVTYEGIQDVAFSADGTVLAAAEDRATTLWDVASGKPIARLTDTAYDPLTVQRLAFAPDGSILACANAKGTITLWDAADHTRITTLIDPVARTNNQGKAHTGLVFTADGGTLAACNEAGIIRFWDVSNRKITNSITTDDKFEGLAYSPDGTMLASATADERVLLWNTDFRSRIGALSFNGGSSNFDWFISQVAFSRDGKTLAGATGKGLKIWDVATRELHEVPPPVAERNMASSVAYSPDGTMLAASFLDRLSVWNVA